A region of the Verrucomicrobiia bacterium genome:
TTGACAAAATCTCGCTTGAGCGACAAAGCGAAGATAATTCTGTTGGCAGCGCCGAAAGCGGAGGGATACTATCCAAGAATTGGCTTCAATGGTCACGGCTCCGCCTGGGTCTTGGAAGCCAGGAACGACCTGAAATAGGAGAATGGGGCATCCCCTACTTCGGGGCCTGGACTGGGGACGAAGTGGTGGCCACTGGCATCAATTGCTGGGCGCCGGGGACCGTCAAACCCTTGCCCATTGCGTAGCGGGTCAACCCGGCAACATCGTGGATGTTCAGTTTGTCCATGACCGCCTGGCGATGCTTTTCAATCGTTTTGATGCTCAACCCAAGGGTACAGGCGATTTCCTTATTGGGTTGCCCCTGGGCGATTAAAGACAACACCTCCTGCTCACGCCGAGTCAGGTGGCCAGGACCAGCGGAAAAGCGGCCAGTTTGGAACGAGTGGCGCTGCCGGGCTCTGAGCTTGCCCTCAATCTGCGGGCTGCAATAAAACTTGCCCTGCTCGACCTGGTGAATGGCTGCCAGCAATTCGTCGGCCGCCGAATGTTTGGTCATATAGCCTGCTACGCCCGCCTCAATGACCTGCTGGACGGTGTCTTCATCCTGGTAAGCGGATAAGACCAGGACCTTGCTCTGAGGCGCCAGGCGGCAAATGTCCCGCGCAGCGTCGAGCCCGTTGCCCTTGGGCATGGCCAGGTCCATGAGGACGATATCGGGCTGGAGTTTCCTTGCCAGACGAACCGCGGCGTGGCCGTTATTGACCTCACCGGCGACCTCGATAGCCGGGTCAGCGCTAATCAGGATTCTTAACCCCTGGCGCACCACATCGTGGTCCTCGGCAATCAGGACTTTAATGTTTTTAGCTTTTCGCATGACAACCGACCCAGCTTGGCTGCACTGTTTGAGTTGCCGAGGCGGAAGTCGAGCAAGAGTTATTCACAGCCGGTGAATAACTATTGTGGGCAAGCGATTTTGATAGGGATTGAGCAAAAACAGGCTTTTTTGTTCTAATGAAGGTTCGCTTGCCACGGAGGGCCGGATTGGGCTGCGGTTGCCCGAGCCCTGGAATGCTTCATGGCAGCAGGCGCAATTAGGATGAATGAGAGTTTGAGCAGTGCGAAGAAACCCCACCGGGTGCGGAAGTGGCTGGTTGGGGCAGGTCTATTGATGGCGCTCATGGCGGTGTCCGGCTGCCACACATTGGGTTTTTATGGCCAAGCCATTAGGGGCCAATATCAAATCTTTGCCAGCGAGCAGCCGATCACCCAACTCGAGGCATCGGCCCAAACCCCCGAGCGGCTCAAGGCCCGGTTCGAATTGCTCAGTCAGTTGCGTGAGTTTGCCCGCACGGAGTTGAAGCTGCCCGTCGATAACCATTACGCCAAGTACGCCGATTTGCATCGCCGTTTTGTGGTTTGGAATGTCGAGGCTGCGCCGGAATTCTCGATGCAACCCAAAACCTGGTGGTACCCGCTGCTGGGCAGCCTCGAGTATCGCGGTTACTTTTCCGTGGCGGCGGCGACAAATTATGCGCGTTCTTTGCGGCAGGAGGGCTACGATGTGTCCGTTGGAGGGGTCGAAGCGTACTCGACACTCGGCTGGTTCAAGGACCCTGTGCTCAACACTTTTATTTTTGAGCCGGACGCTGATTTTGCCGAGATTATTTTCCATGAACTGGCGCACCAGCGGGTTTTCGCGCGAGGCGACACCGATTTCAACGAGGCATTTGCCACCAGCGTCGGGGAGGAAGGGGCCCGGCGCTGGCTCAAGCAAAAGGGGGATTCCAAGGCCCTCGATGAGTACTTGGGACACCTCAAGCGCAATCAGGATTTTGTGCGCCTCGCTCTGAGCACGCGCTCGAGGCTTGAGGAGGTCTATGGGGATGAGCGACTGGAGGGGGAAAAGGTGATCTCGACAAACAAGAGGCGCAGTGTGCCAGCGGCCGAGTTGCGGCGGCAAAAACAACAAGTGCTCGATGAGATGAAACAG
Encoded here:
- a CDS encoding aminopeptidase; this translates as MNESLSSAKKPHRVRKWLVGAGLLMALMAVSGCHTLGFYGQAIRGQYQIFASEQPITQLEASAQTPERLKARFELLSQLREFARTELKLPVDNHYAKYADLHRRFVVWNVEAAPEFSMQPKTWWYPLLGSLEYRGYFSVAAATNYARSLRQEGYDVSVGGVEAYSTLGWFKDPVLNTFIFEPDADFAEIIFHELAHQRVFARGDTDFNEAFATSVGEEGARRWLKQKGDSKALDEYLGHLKRNQDFVRLALSTRSRLEEVYGDERLEGEKVISTNKRRSVPAAELRRQKQQVLDEMKQRYARLKAQWGGNNEYDGWFAHPINNSHLNSVAAYYDLVPAFEQLLREKGGDMQTFYKAVEHLAKSPKKERDQSLRALARTANAFAEAKAPLAGQ
- a CDS encoding response regulator transcription factor, which translates into the protein MRKAKNIKVLIAEDHDVVRQGLRILISADPAIEVAGEVNNGHAAVRLARKLQPDIVLMDLAMPKGNGLDAARDICRLAPQSKVLVLSAYQDEDTVQQVIEAGVAGYMTKHSAADELLAAIHQVEQGKFYCSPQIEGKLRARQRHSFQTGRFSAGPGHLTRREQEVLSLIAQGQPNKEIACTLGLSIKTIEKHRQAVMDKLNIHDVAGLTRYAMGKGLTVPGAQQLMPVATTSSPVQAPK